In one window of Paraflavitalea soli DNA:
- a CDS encoding DUF922 domain-containing protein — protein MITHFFTFLLAALTGIEQASLIDWTASRKLTWADFKAPPDPASSNAALTSSSINVEFGYDDEELQYTIKCRFDKNKSWVRIHNHVILSHEQGHFDIAELHARKLNQALKAYRFNAKTVNDDVNRIYDSVMSIHHSAQREYDKETDFSRNKEKQAQWLKIIAENLQELKAFAPYGAKAITPAQQK, from the coding sequence ATGATCACACATTTTTTCACTTTCCTGCTGGCAGCCCTTACCGGTATAGAACAAGCCAGTCTAATAGATTGGACAGCCTCCCGGAAACTTACCTGGGCTGATTTTAAGGCCCCACCCGATCCTGCATCCTCCAATGCGGCGCTTACCAGCAGTTCCATCAATGTAGAGTTTGGGTACGATGATGAAGAATTACAGTACACTATCAAATGCCGTTTTGATAAAAACAAATCATGGGTACGTATCCACAACCATGTGATCTTATCGCATGAGCAGGGGCACTTTGATATTGCCGAATTACATGCCCGCAAGCTAAACCAGGCCTTGAAGGCTTATCGCTTCAACGCCAAAACGGTGAATGATGATGTGAACAGGATCTATGACAGTGTGATGAGCATACACCATAGCGCCCAGCGTGAATATGATAAAGAAACTGATTTTTCCCGCAACAAAGAAAAGCAGGCCCAATGGCTAAAGATCATTGCCGAAAACCTGCAGGAACTAAAGGCTTTTGCACCCTATGGCGCCAAGGCGATCACTCCGGCACAACAAAAATAA
- a CDS encoding deoxynucleoside kinase, with the protein MAKSKKPKHIAVAGNIGAGKTTLTELLSKHYRWIPQFEDVDHNPYLFDFYEDMPRWSFNLQIYFLNSRLNQLLDIHRGTETVVQDRTIYEDAHIFAPNLHEMGLMSKRDFDNYFLFFETLKSMVQPPDLLIYLKASVPTLVAQIQKRGREYEENIRLDYLKRLNDYYNKWIDGYKEGPLLVIDIDKNKFPEKEEDLGDIISRIDSQLYGLF; encoded by the coding sequence ATGGCAAAAAGTAAAAAACCCAAGCATATAGCTGTAGCAGGAAATATTGGCGCCGGAAAGACTACCCTGACAGAACTGCTGAGCAAACATTATCGTTGGATACCCCAGTTTGAAGATGTGGACCATAATCCTTACCTGTTTGATTTTTACGAGGACATGCCCCGCTGGAGCTTTAACCTGCAGATCTACTTTCTCAATAGCCGCCTGAACCAGTTATTGGATATTCACCGTGGCACCGAAACCGTGGTACAAGACAGGACCATCTATGAAGATGCGCACATCTTTGCGCCCAACCTCCATGAAATGGGCCTTATGAGCAAAAGGGATTTTGACAACTACTTCCTGTTCTTTGAGACCCTCAAGTCGATGGTACAACCTCCGGACCTGCTCATTTACCTCAAAGCATCTGTGCCCACCCTGGTGGCCCAGATACAAAAAAGAGGCCGGGAGTACGAAGAGAATATTCGCCTCGACTACCTGAAACGACTCAATGACTATTACAATAAATGGATCGATGGCTACAAAGAAGGTCCCCTCCTGGTCATAGACATCGACAAAAACAAGTTTCCCGAAAAAGAAGAAGACCTGGGAGATATCATCAGCAGGATCGATTCGCAACTGTACGGGTTGTTCTAA
- a CDS encoding sulfatase-like hydrolase/transferase, with protein sequence MVQARLRKLLTTNWHFIGVILFFVIHGYSEHQGLIPFHELLLLLTILLVAGLLLYGIGKKIFKADAEKAGLFTSFVFVLVLFFGVIQDFLNTFNLFSLIGRLIIFFPLCLLAIGGLLIWLRKTRLRFGKPVLLINSLLSIYILIDLCMITQHFLALSSDKKNTALEKYGLTNCDTCTRVPVYLVLLDTYLGSDGLKEYYQYDNTAFETSLRKQGFHITAGTHSNYIFTIFSMASTLNMQYLGNVGSPVIKNHYAYNAAVSTFHNNMVCRYFESQGYQIVNYSIFDIKDVPAGYRSGLLPDNVKLITQQTMYYRVSKYLPLFLERNGWAPGTAKKVHDDFEMNNEQMMNATLSDARKKQDKPTFTYLHLMMPHGPFIFDSTGKRMPPFTEVRNIDKQYIDEAFLQYLVYTNKRISTFLNELKAATGSKAVIILMSDHGYQVAGRKERSLAYQNLNAVYIPDKRYEGWYNGMTNVNQFRVLFNTLFHQSLPMLKDSIVY encoded by the coding sequence ATGGTACAGGCACGCCTGAGAAAACTGTTGACCACCAACTGGCATTTCATTGGCGTTATACTTTTTTTTGTTATTCATGGGTATAGCGAACACCAGGGACTAATCCCCTTTCATGAATTGCTGCTATTACTGACAATATTATTGGTCGCAGGTTTGCTCTTATATGGTATCGGCAAGAAGATATTTAAGGCTGATGCAGAGAAGGCCGGTCTCTTTACTTCTTTCGTTTTTGTTTTGGTGCTTTTCTTTGGCGTAATTCAGGATTTTCTGAATACATTCAACCTGTTTTCATTAATAGGCAGGCTGATCATATTTTTTCCGTTATGCTTACTAGCTATTGGAGGGCTGTTAATATGGCTTAGGAAAACCCGCCTGCGTTTCGGTAAGCCGGTTTTATTGATTAATAGTTTGTTGTCAATATATATCTTGATCGATCTGTGTATGATCACCCAGCATTTCCTGGCGCTATCATCTGATAAGAAGAACACAGCGCTGGAAAAATATGGTCTGACGAATTGTGACACCTGTACCAGGGTTCCCGTTTATCTCGTTTTATTGGATACTTACCTCGGGTCAGACGGATTAAAAGAGTATTATCAATACGATAACACAGCATTTGAAACTTCTTTACGTAAGCAGGGATTTCATATAACTGCAGGTACACACAGCAATTATATTTTTACTATATTTTCCATGGCCTCCACGCTGAATATGCAATACCTGGGAAATGTCGGTTCACCCGTGATAAAAAACCATTACGCTTATAATGCAGCAGTCTCTACCTTCCACAACAACATGGTATGCCGCTACTTCGAAAGCCAGGGCTACCAGATCGTGAATTATTCTATTTTCGACATTAAGGATGTGCCGGCTGGTTATCGGTCCGGATTATTGCCCGATAACGTGAAGTTAATAACCCAACAAACAATGTATTACCGTGTGTCCAAATACCTTCCCCTTTTCCTGGAGAGGAATGGATGGGCTCCTGGTACGGCAAAAAAGGTACATGATGATTTTGAGATGAATAATGAGCAAATGATGAACGCCACATTATCAGATGCCCGTAAGAAGCAGGATAAGCCGACATTTACTTACCTGCACCTGATGATGCCGCATGGCCCATTCATTTTTGATAGCACAGGAAAACGCATGCCTCCTTTTACTGAAGTAAGAAACATTGATAAACAATATATCGACGAGGCATTTTTGCAGTACCTTGTTTATACCAATAAACGGATCAGTACTTTTTTGAATGAGCTGAAAGCTGCCACCGGAAGTAAGGCGGTGATCATACTAATGAGCGATCATGGCTATCAGGTGGCAGGAAGAAAAGAAAGATCGCTGGCTTATCAAAATCTTAATGCAGTTTATATCCCTGATAAAAGATACGAAGGCTGGTACAATGGTATGACCAATGTGAACCAGTTCAGGGTACTCTTCAATACCCTCTTTCACCAAAGCCTGCCAATGCTGAAGGATTCCATTGTATATTGA